Below is a window of Streptomyces genisteinicus DNA.
CGCCGGCCGGCACCCGCGCCACCACCCGGCCGACCAGCCAGGCCAGCACGCCGTCGAGCACCGGTACCCCCTGGGGCCCGGTGCGCCATCCGGTGGGTTCGGCGAAGCGGTCGACGCCGCTGCGGGCGAACCGGGCGGCGAGATCGTCCTGGTGCTCGCCGAGTACGTGCACGCCGACGTGGTCGGCCTCCGCCAGCACCGGCCAGCTGGAGGAGCCGGTGCCGATGCCGAACGAGACGAGCGGCGGCTCGGCGGCGACGGAGGTGAGCGAGGTGGCGGTGAACCCGACGGGGCGCTCGCCGTGCGCGGTGATCACGGCGACCCCGGCGGCGTGCCGCCGGAAGACGGAGCGCAGCAGCCCGGGCGTGTCCGGGCCGGCCGGAACGGGCTCCACGGGTGCGGCGACGGGGGCTGCGGGAACGGGGGCCACGGATGCGGTCGGCGCGTTCCGGGGCGCGACGACGGACGGGGGCGCGGGACGCGGGGCGGCGGAGGCGAGGGGCGAGGCGGTGCCGAGATCGATCGACGCGGTCATCGAAAGGTCCTTCTTCGGGAGTGGCTACGGACGGGCTGCGGCTGCTCCGGCAGCCCGACAGCGCGCGCTCGCGTTACGGGCGAGGTCGACGTGGAGCCGCCCGTGGAGAAGGAGTTCCTGATGCACAGTGGCCAGCCTGACGATGGTTGCCGTGTGCAGTCAAGTACGCCTCGGCATGTGGGACGGACCTCACGGCGGGTCACATCGCCCGTCCGAGCGCCGCGATGACGTCGGCCCGGCGGGGCTCGCCCGCCGCCCGGACGACGATCCGGCCGGCCGCGTCGAGGACCAGCACGGTGGGGGTGGCGCGGACGTCCAGCCGTCGCACGAGGTCCAGGTGCGCCTCGGCGTCGATCTCCACGTGCGTCACGCCGTCGACCATGGCGGCGACATCGGCGAGGGTCCGGCGGGTGGCCCGGCAGGGCTGGCAGAACGCCGTGGAGAACTGGACGAGCGTCGCACGGCGGCCGAGTTCCGCGCCCAGGTCCCCGGCGCCGAGCGCCCCGTCCGCTGCCGTGTCGCCCACGAGTGGAACTCCTCCGTGCCGTTCGTACGTTGTCCCCGTGTCCAGCGCTCCGCGGAGCCGGCCGCATTCCCGCCGGTCGGCGCGGGGTGCGGCCGGTGGCCGCCACCGGTGACGCCCCGGCGGCGGAACGTGACGAGAATCTCGCCCATGGACCGCGCCAGGGCTGGTCAGCACGGCACACATGGGGCACGATCGCCCCGAAGCCGAAAACCTACGGCTGCGTAACTTCCACCGGGAGAACCCTCCCCGGGTACGACGAAAGGGTCCTCCCCAGATGGCAGAGCTCGTCTATCGGCCGGTCGTCGGTGCCGCACTCACGATGTTCAAGGCACTGGACCTGAAGATCGACACCCAGGGCTCCGAGAACATCCCCCGCTCGGGCGGCGCCGTCCTCGTCAGCAACCACATCAGCTACCTGGACTTCATCTTCACCGGCCTCGCCGCACTGCCGCAGAAGCGCCTGGTCCGCTTCATGGCCAAGGACTCGGTCTTCCGCCACAAGGTCTCCGGGCCGCTCATGCGCGGCATGAAGCACATCCCGGTCGACCGCGAGCAGGGCGAGGACGCGTACAAGCACGCGCTGGAGTCGCTGCGCTCCGGCGAGATCGTGGGCGTCTTCCCGGAGGCGACGATCTCCCAGTCGTTCACGCTGAAGTCGTTCAAGTCCGGCGCCGCGCGCCTCGCCCAGGAGGCCGGGGTGCCGCTGATCCCCATGGCACTGTGGGGCACCCAGCGCGTGTGGACGAAGGGGCGCCCGCGGAACTTCAAGCGCGCGCACATCCCGGTGACGATCAGGGTCGGCGAGCCCGTCGAGGCGCCGGCCGACCAGTACGCGGGAGCGATCACCCGGCGGCTGCGCGAGCGGGTGCAGGAACTGCTGGAGGCGGCCCAGCGCGCCTATCCCGTGCGCCCCAAGGACGCCGACGACACCTGGTGGGTGCCCGCACACCTCGGGGGCACGGCGCCGACTCCGGCCGAGGTCCGCGAGAGCCGCTGACCGTCACCGCGCGCCCCGTACCGCCCCGGCCCGGGCGGTACGGGGCGCGCGGTCGTACCGGGTCGCCGCGCCCGGACGCGGCGACCCGGCCGCGCACGCCCCGCCGGCGGGGAACTCCCGGGCGCCCGCCGGTCAGAACTCCGCGGGAAGCATGGGCCAGAGCGTCCGCCGGTCGGGAGCCGCCCGCAGGGCCGCGAGCACCGCGGGGTGGGGCGCGTCGAAGAGCACCGGGCAGTCCGCCTCGCCGAGTTCCTCGCGCACGGTCCAGGCCAGCCGTTCCGTGTCGAGACTGAAGCGGGCGTCGATCCCGCGGACGTTGCCCCGCGGGTCCTGCCGGTCCCAGCGCTCACGGCCCGGCAGCCGGACCGCGACGAGCCCGTGGAGCACCGGCGCCGTTCCGTCGTCCTCGGTGAGGCGCTGGTAGCACAGTGCGGTGGGGATGCCTGCGGCGCGCAGCAGTGCCGTCAGGGCGTGGGACTTGGCGTGGCAGATGCCGTGGCCCCGGGCGAGGACGTCGGAGGCGCACCAGGTGACCTCCTCCGCCCCGATGTCGGCGGAGTGGGCTATCCGGTCGCGGATGTGGTGGTAGGCGGCCTGAGCGTATGTGTATGCATCGCTTGTCTCGGCACCGAGGTCGGCCGCGGTGCTTCGCACCAGCGGGTGGCCATGGTCGATGGCCTCGCTCTGCGCCGTGTATGCAGTGATCGACGGGTGAGCACGGATCAGTTCCATGGCGTCAGAGCGTAGGAATGCGACCGGCCGGTCGTCAATTGATTTCCGGTCGACCGCATTCTTATGCACTTGGTGGGAGGGCGGTCAGCGCGCCATCTCCTCCTTGAGGGCCTGGACGAAGGCGTCCACGTCGTCCTCGGCGGTGTCGAACGAGCACATCCAGCGGACGTCTCCGGCCGCCTCGTCCCAGAAGTAGAAGCGGAAGCGCTCCTGAAGCCGCCGGGTCACCTCGTGCGGCAGCCGCGCGAAGACCGCGTTGGCCTGCACGGGATGAAGGATCTCCACCCCGTCGACCCCTCGGACGCCCTCGGCGAGGCGCTGCGCCATGGCGTTGGAGTGGCGGGCGTTGCGCAGCCACAGGTCCTTGGCGAGCAGGGCCTCGAACTGGACGGAGACGAAGCGCATCTTGGAGGCGAGCTGCATGGACATCTTGCGGAGATGCTTCATGTGGCTGACGGCGTCCGGGTTCAGCACCACGACCGCCTCGCCGAAGAGCATGCCGTTCTTCGTGCCGCCGAGGGAGATCACGTCGACGCCGGCCGCGTTGGTGAACGCGCGCATGGGCACGTCCAGCGAGGCCGCCGCGTTGGCTATCCGCGCGCCGTCGAGGTGCACCTTCATGCCGTGGCCGTGGGCGTGGTCGACGACGGCGCGGATCTCGTCCACCGTGTAGACGGTGCCCAGTTCGGTGTTCTGGGTGATGGAGACGACCTGGGGCATGGCCCGGTGCTCGTCCTCCCAGCCGAACGCCTGCCGGTCGATCAGCTCGGGGGTGAGCTTGCCGTCCGGCGTCGGCACGGTGAGGAGCTTGAGGCCGCCCATCCGTTCGGGGGCTCCGCCCTCGTCGACGTTGATGTGGGCGGACTCGGCGCAGATGACGGCGCCCCAGCGGTCGGTCAGGGCCTGGAGCGCGGTCACGTTGGCGCCGGTGCCGTTGAAGACCGGGAACGCCTCGGCATGCGCCCCGAAATGGCTGTGGACGATCCGCTGGAGGTGGTCCGTGTAGTCGTCCTCGCCGTAGGCGACCTGGTGGCCGCCGTTGGCGAGGGCGAGCGCGGCGAGGACCTCGGGGTGGGCTCCCGCGTAGTTGTCGCTGGCGAATCCGCGGACGGAGGGGTCGTGGTGACGCCGGGCGTCGGTCTTCACGGAGCGGGGGTCAGCCACAGACGCTGTCCATTCAGTTCCCGGGCGGGCCGGTCCCAGACGCCGGCGATGGCGTCCGCCAGCTCCGTCACGTCCGTGAAGCCCGCGAACTTCGCATTCGGGCGCTCGGCGCGCATGGCGTCGTGCACCAGTGCCTTGACCACCAGGATGGCAGCCGCCGCCGACGGGCCCTCGTCGCCCCCCGCCTTGCGGAAGGAGTCGGCCAGGGCGAGCGTCCACGCCTCGGCCGCGGCCTTGGCCGCGGAGTAGGCGGCGTTGCCCGCGGTGGGCTTGCTCGCGCCCGCCGCGCTGATCAGCACGTAGCGTCCGAGGTCGCTGCGGAGCAGCGCGTCGTGGAAGGCGAGCGAGGTGTTCTGGACGGTACGGATCAGCAGCTTCTCCAGCAGCGCCCAGTCGGCGGGGTCGGAGGCGGTGAAGCCCGCGCTCCCCCGCCAGCCGCCGACGAGGTGGACGACGCCGTCGATCCTGCCGAACTCCTTCTCGGTCTTGGCCGCCCACTCACGGGTGGCGGCCAGGTCCAGCAGGTCCACCGTGTCGCCGGTGACGGTGGCGCCTCCGTGGGCGTAGCGGGCGGCGTCCACGGCTTCGGCCAGGCGTTCGGCGTCGGCGTCGGAGGCGACGACCGTCGCACCGGCCTCGGCCAGCCGCAGCAGGGCGGCCCGGCCCGCGGGTCCGGCCGCGCCGGCCACCGCGACGACCGCACCCTCGAGTGCCCCGCTCGTGTCGCTGTTCATGGTCGCCTCCTGGGTCGTCGAGGTCACGCGGCGGCTCCGGACGCCTGCCCGGTGCCGGCCGCACCGGCACCCCGGGGAGCCGAGGCGGCGGTGATGCCCTTGGTGGAGGCGATCACGCCCTTCAGCTTCTTGGCAAGCGCCTCATAGAACATGCTGAGCGGAAATTCGTCGGGGAGCACGTCGTCGACCAGCTTGCGCGGCGGCAGCGACAGGTCCAGGGCGTCGGGACCCTTGGCCCAGCGGGAGCCGGGGTGCGGGGCGAGATAGGTGGAGACCAGGTCGTACGCGGCGAACCAGTGGACCAGCTTGGGGCGGTCGATGCCGTCGCGGTAGAGCTTCTCGATCTCGGCGCACAGCTCGTTGGTGACCTGCGGCGCCCGGTCCCAGTCGATCTTGAGCGTGTTGTCGGTCCAGCGGACGACGTCGTGCTTGTGGAGGTAGGCGAAGAGCAGCTGGCCGCCGAGTCCGTCGTAGTTGCGGACGCGGTCGCCGGTGACCGGGAAGCGGAACATCCGGTCGAACAGGACGGCGTACTGGACGTCGCGGCCGTGCCGGTTGCCCTCGGACTCCAGCTTCACGGCCTCCTTGAAGGCGGTGAGGTCGCAGCGCAGCTCCTCCAGGCCGTACATCCAGAACGGCTGGCGCTGCTTGATCATGAACGGGTCGAACGGCAGGTCTCCGTGGCTGTGGGTGCGGTCGTGGACCATGTCCCACAGGACGAACGCCTGCTCGCAGCGGGTCTGGTCGCCGACCATCTCGCGGATGTCCTCGGGCAGCTCCAGCCCGAGGATGCGGACGGACTCCTCGGTGACGGCCCGGAAGCGCGCGGCCTCGCGGTCGCAGAAGATGCCGCCCCAGGTGAAGCGCTCGGGGGCCTCGCGCACCGCGATGGTCTCCGGGAAGAGGACGGCGGAGTTGGTGTCGTAGCCCGCTGTGAAGTCCTCGAAGGTGATGCCGCAGAAGAGCGGGTTGTCGTAGCGGGTGCGCTCCAGCTCGGCGAGCCACTCGGGCCAGACCATCCGCAGCACGACGGCCTCGAGGTTGCGGTCCGGGTTGCCGTTCTGCGTGTACATGGGGAAGACGACGAGGTGCTGGAGGCCGTCCGCGCGGCCCGCGGCCGGGTGGAAGGCGAGCAGCGAGTCGAGGAAGTCGGGCACGGCGAAGCCGCCGTCGGCCCAGGCGTGCAGGTCCGCGACGAGCGCCCGGTGGTAGGCCTCGTCGTGGGGCAGCAGCGGGGAGATGTCGCGTATCGCGCCGGCCACCCGGGCCACCGCGTCCTCGGCGGTGCTGCGCGCGGGGGCGCCCTCGGCGTCGAAGTCGATCGAGCCGTCGGCGGACTGCCAGGGGCGGATCTCCTCGACGGCGTTCTTGAGCACCGGCCAGCTCGGGTGGTCGATCACCCGGCCGGTGCCGGTCATACCCCCGGCAGTCGCGTCCTGCACAAGAATTTCCGTCATGTCACTTCCTTCACGGGAGAACCTCGCGTCAAGACACCGTATCCATGGGTCGTTCTCCTGGACAAGGGGAGACAGGGAAATTATCCTGCCGGACCCCCCTCGTCGCCGAAGTATTTTCGGCATCTCATGGTTTGCGCAGTCGCTTCCGGGGCATGCCGAGGCGTCCGGCCAGGTGCCCGGCCGCTCGCCGCGACGCACCGCCCGCAGCTCCCGGCACTCCCGTCGCACCTGCCCTGCACCGCCGGAGGAACACCTTCCGGACACCCCGTGCGGGAACGGTTCCGTCCCGGGGAGCCGCCGCTAGGCTGCGACCGAGCCGCGCGGTCGAGCGGGTCCATCGCGCGGGAGCCGCCGTCGACGGAAGCGAGACGACCTTGACGTTCCTCACCATCGGTCACCGCGGCGTCATGGGCGTCGAACCGGAGAACACCCTGCGCTCCTTCGTCCGGGCCGAGCGGTGCGGCATGGACGCCATCGAACTCGATCTCCACCTCACCAAGGACGGCGCGCTGGCCGTCATGCACGACGCCGACGTGGACCGCACGACCGACGGGCACGGCGCGGTGGCCGACAAGACGCTCGCCGAGCTCCGCCGGCTCGACGCGGGCGGGGGCGAGCGGGTGCCCGTCCTCGACGAGGTGCTCGACGCCGTGGACGCGCCGCTCCAGGCGGAGATCAAGGACGCGGCCGCCGCCCGCGCCCTCGCGGAGGTGATGCGGCGGCGGGACCTGGTGCCGCGGGTGGAGGTGTCCTCGTTCCACGACGACGCGCTCGTGGAGATCGCGGCCCTCGTCCCCGGGGTGCGGACGGTGCTGATCGCGAGCCGCTGGGGCCCGGACGTGGTGGACCGGGCGCAGGCGGCGGGCGCGTCGGCCCTGGCGCTGAACATCCGCAGACTGACGCTGGAGACCGTGGAGCACGCGCACGGCGAGGGGCTGCGGGTCATCGGGTGGGTGGTGAACACCCAGGAGCAGCTGCGGCTGGCGCGCGCCCTGGAGCTGGACGGCGCCACGACCGACTACCCGGAGATCCGCCGGACCGGCCGCTTCACCGCCTGATGCGCGGGGCCCGGCGGTCGGTCGGCCGCCGTCAGCCCAGCTCCTTCACCAGCAGCTCGAACGCGAGGTCGTCGCGCCGTGGGATTCCGAAGCGCTCGTCACCGTACGGGAACGGGCTCAGCGTGCCCGTACGGCGGTAGCCGCGGCGCTCGTACCAGGCGATCAGCTCCTCGCGGACCGTGATCACGGTCATGTGCATCTCGGACACGCCCCAGGCGCCGGCCGCCTGCCGCTCCGCCTCGGCGATCACCGTGCCCCCGAGCCCCTCCCCCTGGAGTCCGGGCCGGACGGCGAACATGCCGAAGTACGCGGCGTGCCCCCGGTGCTCCAGCTGGCAGCAGGCGACGATCCCGCCGTCGCGCTCGGCGACCAGCAGGCGGCTGCCGGGCGCGCTGATCACCTGGGCCACGCCCTCCGCGTCGGTGCGCCGGCCGTCCAGGATGTCCGCCTCGGTCGTCCAGCCGGTCCGGCTGGAATCCCCCCGGTACGCCGACTCGACCAGCGCGACGATCCCCGGGACGTCGGCCGGCCCGGCGTCACGGTAGGTGAGCCGGCCGCGGGCCGGGGAGGTCGCGGTGTCCATGGGCGGCTCCGTATCTGCTGCGTGCCGGCGGCACGGATGGTCTGCGGACGAGGGTAACGCGCCCCGATCCACCGCCCCGGGGCCGCCCCGTGCGGTGCGCGCGCCCGCTCGCGCTCCCCCAGTACGCCCGTGCGCTCGCGTACGGGCGTACTGGGCGGGCATCGCTTCCCTGTCGGCGCGGGAACGCGCGTCCGGTGCACGGTCGAGCGGGTCGCAGAGATCACGGAGATCGAAGGGGGAGGCAGGTGCACCAACCGACGGTGCCCGGCTGGCTGCTGATGGTGTCGTGCCTGGCCACGGGCGTCTACTGCCTGTCACGGATGCGCAGCTGCCGAGGAGCCGCGCGGGAGGCCGCCGGGGGCGAGGCGCTGATGGGTTTCGGCATGGCCGCGATGGCCGTGCCGGCCGCCGTGCTCTCCCCGCCGCCGTG
It encodes the following:
- a CDS encoding flavin reductase family protein, with the translated sequence MTASIDLGTASPLASAAPRPAPPSVVAPRNAPTASVAPVPAAPVAAPVEPVPAGPDTPGLLRSVFRRHAAGVAVITAHGERPVGFTATSLTSVAAEPPLVSFGIGTGSSSWPVLAEADHVGVHVLGEHQDDLAARFARSGVDRFAEPTGWRTGPQGVPVLDGVLAWLVGRVVARVPAGDHSIVIAEIVDGGHGPEGSPLLYHQGRFTGLRT
- a CDS encoding putative leader peptide; translated protein: MHQELLLHGRLHVDLARNASARCRAAGAAAARP
- a CDS encoding thioredoxin family protein, producing the protein MGDTAADGALGAGDLGAELGRRATLVQFSTAFCQPCRATRRTLADVAAMVDGVTHVEIDAEAHLDLVRRLDVRATPTVLVLDAAGRIVVRAAGEPRRADVIAALGRAM
- a CDS encoding lysophospholipid acyltransferase family protein yields the protein MAELVYRPVVGAALTMFKALDLKIDTQGSENIPRSGGAVLVSNHISYLDFIFTGLAALPQKRLVRFMAKDSVFRHKVSGPLMRGMKHIPVDREQGEDAYKHALESLRSGEIVGVFPEATISQSFTLKSFKSGAARLAQEAGVPLIPMALWGTQRVWTKGRPRNFKRAHIPVTIRVGEPVEAPADQYAGAITRRLRERVQELLEAAQRAYPVRPKDADDTWWVPAHLGGTAPTPAEVRESR
- a CDS encoding transglutaminase-like domain-containing protein, whose translation is MELIRAHPSITAYTAQSEAIDHGHPLVRSTAADLGAETSDAYTYAQAAYHHIRDRIAHSADIGAEEVTWCASDVLARGHGICHAKSHALTALLRAAGIPTALCYQRLTEDDGTAPVLHGLVAVRLPGRERWDRQDPRGNVRGIDARFSLDTERLAWTVREELGEADCPVLFDAPHPAVLAALRAAPDRRTLWPMLPAEF
- a CDS encoding threonine aldolase family protein, producing MKTDARRHHDPSVRGFASDNYAGAHPEVLAALALANGGHQVAYGEDDYTDHLQRIVHSHFGAHAEAFPVFNGTGANVTALQALTDRWGAVICAESAHINVDEGGAPERMGGLKLLTVPTPDGKLTPELIDRQAFGWEDEHRAMPQVVSITQNTELGTVYTVDEIRAVVDHAHGHGMKVHLDGARIANAAASLDVPMRAFTNAAGVDVISLGGTKNGMLFGEAVVVLNPDAVSHMKHLRKMSMQLASKMRFVSVQFEALLAKDLWLRNARHSNAMAQRLAEGVRGVDGVEILHPVQANAVFARLPHEVTRRLQERFRFYFWDEAAGDVRWMCSFDTAEDDVDAFVQALKEEMAR
- a CDS encoding SDR family oxidoreductase is translated as MNSDTSGALEGAVVAVAGAAGPAGRAALLRLAEAGATVVASDADAERLAEAVDAARYAHGGATVTGDTVDLLDLAATREWAAKTEKEFGRIDGVVHLVGGWRGSAGFTASDPADWALLEKLLIRTVQNTSLAFHDALLRSDLGRYVLISAAGASKPTAGNAAYSAAKAAAEAWTLALADSFRKAGGDEGPSAAAAILVVKALVHDAMRAERPNAKFAGFTDVTELADAIAGVWDRPARELNGQRLWLTPAP
- a CDS encoding DUF6421 family protein, encoding MTEILVQDATAGGMTGTGRVIDHPSWPVLKNAVEEIRPWQSADGSIDFDAEGAPARSTAEDAVARVAGAIRDISPLLPHDEAYHRALVADLHAWADGGFAVPDFLDSLLAFHPAAGRADGLQHLVVFPMYTQNGNPDRNLEAVVLRMVWPEWLAELERTRYDNPLFCGITFEDFTAGYDTNSAVLFPETIAVREAPERFTWGGIFCDREAARFRAVTEESVRILGLELPEDIREMVGDQTRCEQAFVLWDMVHDRTHSHGDLPFDPFMIKQRQPFWMYGLEELRCDLTAFKEAVKLESEGNRHGRDVQYAVLFDRMFRFPVTGDRVRNYDGLGGQLLFAYLHKHDVVRWTDNTLKIDWDRAPQVTNELCAEIEKLYRDGIDRPKLVHWFAAYDLVSTYLAPHPGSRWAKGPDALDLSLPPRKLVDDVLPDEFPLSMFYEALAKKLKGVIASTKGITAASAPRGAGAAGTGQASGAAA
- a CDS encoding glycerophosphodiester phosphodiesterase — translated: MTFLTIGHRGVMGVEPENTLRSFVRAERCGMDAIELDLHLTKDGALAVMHDADVDRTTDGHGAVADKTLAELRRLDAGGGERVPVLDEVLDAVDAPLQAEIKDAAAARALAEVMRRRDLVPRVEVSSFHDDALVEIAALVPGVRTVLIASRWGPDVVDRAQAAGASALALNIRRLTLETVEHAHGEGLRVIGWVVNTQEQLRLARALELDGATTDYPEIRRTGRFTA
- a CDS encoding GNAT family N-acetyltransferase, translated to MDTATSPARGRLTYRDAGPADVPGIVALVESAYRGDSSRTGWTTEADILDGRRTDAEGVAQVISAPGSRLLVAERDGGIVACCQLEHRGHAAYFGMFAVRPGLQGEGLGGTVIAEAERQAAGAWGVSEMHMTVITVREELIAWYERRGYRRTGTLSPFPYGDERFGIPRRDDLAFELLVKELG